A region from the Maniola jurtina chromosome 20, ilManJurt1.1, whole genome shotgun sequence genome encodes:
- the LOC123875388 gene encoding uncharacterized protein K02A2.6-like, which produces MPIGKLEPFDLNSKQWSAYIRRVKQYILLNEVKDELQVPLLITIVGEATYMLMCDLCSPTHPESKSFDELVKLVSEHLEPKRSEIAERHVFRLRRQRPGESLTEYLHNLKHLATTCNFGTMLEENLRDQFVSGLANELMRSRIFAEKDIKYREAVELALALEAAEKHAEVSGSTMTSTSTSSAGGEAGEGLHHASGRRGTARAPSSAAGGRGERGGRGASGPAESSAAGGRGERGGRGASGPAESGAAVRCWRCGKPHRANKCKYVQFNCDKCLRRGHLKIMCDEVRNYESNVRNNYVLDGSVSEEDDFFNLELAAKGNGPYFLKVQIDDHLLECEIDTGSRISAISDQLFYKLFSHKKLISDNLILRCYSGTQIESLGYVHVDVTVGEVRVPNLTLYVIQNGSRPLLGRDWLRALDVRQITLKEIADDRFVDRLTAEFPEVFTDTLGTCKKTIQLQLTDQEPVYVKARPVPLALRGRVQAELERLEREGYMYRVDHSEYGTPIVPVVKACGEIRICGDYKVTINPKLKRDFYPLPRIEELFASLSGGEEFSKIDLKHSYQQVMLSEDSQAYTAITTQIGTFVYRRTPFGLSCIPEKFQKLMEETLRGIPGTVVFLDDICVTGSNRQTHLANLRAVLERLRSMGFTVKLSKCSFLKPSVKYLGFIIDKSGLHPDPNKIEAIHDAPRPENVTQLKSFLGLLNYYGKFIPNLSTLLFPLHALLKKDVTWKWNARCEAAFSGAKSALLGDKVLAHYEEGRPLVLSVDNSAYGLGAVLAHRYPDGSERPVSCVSRTLKDSEKNYSQLDKEALAIFFGITKHHQYVFGRQFILRTDHQPLSFIFGKKCGIPQTAASRLQRWAARLSAYDFTVEFVRSSDNGPADALSRLPLPCRRVTPSECASYVQLIEENLAISFKDVSKETKKDPLLSKIVGFVMFGWPSSVAGGEEEKAYFARRNEIVLELGCLIYKYRIIVPPSLRKGVLKEIHEGHLGINKMKNVSRSYVYWPSLDRDIEYLCRECEACRIVRDSPPRATLHPWEYPLCPWQRVHADFAECVGKKYLIVLDAHSKWVEVISMTRTDAESTILAFQTLFARFGQPAQLVTDNGPPFSALDFKNFCANNGIKSVTTAPYRPQGNGAAENMVKTVKKVIKRALFVKENVSAALNKFLFQYRNCEHATTGVSPAVLMLGRRLRGRLDALRPDVSVVVRSAQERQINQKGGMQRQVGIGDTVMARDYSSKGNKWTEGVVVSQTGPVSYKVDMGKGVEWRRHRDQIIKVNKKNRYSLARTSTLGQEAEQTGENDDERVAVDSDADVTFEDPVGSPGGEGAAQAPEDVHSPTPPPPGASARALRAYHRKKKV; this is translated from the coding sequence atGCCTATAGGTAAATTAGAACCATTTGACTTAAATTCCAAGCAGTGGTCCGCGTATATAAGGCGAGTTAAGCAGTATATTCTCTTAAACGAAGTGAAAGATGAATTACAAGTGCCGTTGTTAATTACTATCGTGGGTGAAGCGACGTACATGTTGATGTGCGATTTATGTTCGCCGACGCATCCTGAATCGAAAAGTTTCGACGAATTAGTGAAATTGGTTTCGGAACACTTAGAGCCAAAACGTTCCGAAATAGCCGAGCGCCATGTTTTTCGCTTACGTCGTCAACGTCCAGGCGAGTCCCTCACGGAATACCTACACAACTTAAAACATCTGGCAACAACTTGCAATTTTGGAACGATGTTAGAGGAAAATTTAAGAGATCAGTTCGTATCAGGGTTGGCAAACGAACTGATGCGGTCTAGAATATTCGCCGAAAAAGACATCAAATACAGGGAGGCTGTGGAGCTAGCTCTTGCGTTGGAGGCTGCAGAAAAGCATGCGGAGGTGAGCGGGTCTACGATGACTTCGACATCGACCTCGAGTGCAGGCGGCGAGGCAGGCGAGGGCCTGCATCATGCGAGCGGGCGGCGCGGCACGGCGCGCGCGCCTTCGAGCGCGGCTGGCGGGCGCGGCGAGCGCGGCGGACGCGGCGCGTCGGGACCGGCGGAGTCGAGCGCTGCTGGCGGGCGCGGCGAgcgcggcggccgcggcgcgTCGGGACCGGCGGAGTCGGGTGCGGCTGTGCGGTGCTGGCGGTGCGGAAAGCCGCATCGGGCAAACAAGTGCAAATATGTGCAATTTAATTGTGATAAGTGCCTCCGCCGCGGGCACCTAAAAATAATGTGTGATGAAGTGCGTAATTACGAGTCTAATGTGCGTAATAATTATGTGCTGGATGGAAGTGTCTCGGAGGAAGACGACTTCTTTAACCTTGAACTGGCAGCCAAAGGTAACGGACCATATTTTCTTAAAGTGCAAATAGACGATCATCTTTTGGAATGTGAAATTGATACGGGTAGTCGTATTTCGGCGATTAGTGATCaacttttttataaacttttttctcataaaaaatTAATCTCCGATAATTTAATATTACGTTGTTATTCGGGTACACAGATCGAGTCGTTGGGGTATGTGCATGTAGATGTCACGGTTGGGGAAGTGCGTGTACCTAACTTGACATTATATGtaatacaaaacggttctcgaCCTTTGCTGGGCCGAGATTGGCTTCGAGCTTTAGACGTTAGACAAATCACATTAAAAGAGATAGCCGACGATCGATTTGTGGACCGGTTAACCGCCGAATTTCCAGAAGTATTTACGGATACGTTAGGCACTTGTAAGAAGACCATTCAATTACAGCTCACGGACCAGGAACCCGTGTATGTGAAAGCCCGACCGGTGCCGCTCGCGCTGCGCGGCCGGGTGCAGGCCGAGCTCGAGCGACTCGAGCGCGAGGGGTACATGTACCGCGTGGACCACTCGGAGTACGGCACGCCGATCGTGCCGGTTGTAAAAGCGTGCGGTGAAATACGAATATGCGGAGACTATAAAGTCACAATTAACCCGAAATTAAAACGTGATTTTTATCCTTTGCCTCGAATTGAAGAACTATTTGCTTCATTGAGTGGGGGGGAAGAGTTTTCGAAAATAGACTTAAAGCATTCATATCAACAGGTTATGTTATCCGAGGACTCGCAAGCCTATACCGCTATTACCACGCAGATAGGTACTTTCGTATACCGCCGCACGCCATTCGGGTTATCATGCATTCCtgaaaaattccaaaaattaatggAGGAAACATTACGAGGGATTCCTGGAACGGTAGTATTTTTAGACGACATTTGTGTGACGGGctcaaacagacaaacacacctAGCCAATTTACGAGCGGTACTTGAACGGTTGCGGTCGATGGGTTTTACTGTTAAGTTAAGTAAATGTAGTTTTCTGAAACCTAGTGTGAAGTATTTAGGCTTCATTATCGATAAATCAGGGTTGCACCCTGATCCGAATAAAATAGAAGCTATACACGACGCACCACGCCCCGAAAACGTGAcacaattaaaaagttttcttggattattgaaCTACTATGGAAAATTTATACCGAACCTCAGTACGTTATTATTTCCGTTACACGCGTTACTGAAAAAGGATGTAACTTGGAAATGGAATGCACGTTGCGAGGCCGCGTTTTCGGGGGCCAAGAGTGCACTGTTGGGTGATAAGGTGTTAGCTCACTATGAAGAGGGTCGGCCGTTGGTACTGTCCGTGGACAACAGCGCGTATGGCTTGGGCGCTGTGCTCGCGCACCGTTATCCGGACGGCAGTGAACGCCCTGTTAGCTGTGTTTCGCGAACATTAAAGGATtccgaaaaaaattatagccaactTGATAAAGAGGCACTAGCTATTTTCTTTGGCATTACCAAACATCACCAGTATGTATTCGGTAGACAGTTTATATTGCGCACAGACCACCAGCCCTTAAGCTTCATTTTCGGAAAGAAATGTGGAATTCCCCAGACGGCCGCCAGCCGTTTGCAGCGGTGGGCTGCGCGCTTGTCGGCGTATGACTTCACGGTGGAGTTCGTGCGTTCCTCGGACAACGGCCCGGCCGATGCTTTGTCCCGCCTGCCATTGCCGTGCCGACGGGTGACCCCTTCGGAGTGTGCAAGCTATGTTCAACTTATCGAAGAGAACTTGGCGATTAGTTTTAAAGATGTTAGTAAGGAGACAAAGAAAGACCccttattaagtaaaatagtgGGCTTTGTGATGTTTGGTTGGCCGTCGTCAGTAGCGGGCGGCGAGGAGGAAAAGGCTTATTTTGCGAGGCGAAATGAGATAGTTTTAGAATTGGgttgtttaatttataaatatcgaATTATAGTTCCGCCATCATTGCGTAAAGGCGTGTTAAAGGAAATACATGAAGGCCATCTGGgcattaataaaatgaaaaatgtgtCTCGTAGCTATGTCTATTGGCCAAGTTTAGATCGCGATATCGAGTACTTGTGTCGAGAATGTGAAGCGTGTCGGATAGTCCGCGACTCCCCACCCCGCGCCACACTTCATCCCTGGGAGTATCCACTTTGCCCGTGGCAACGCGTGCACGCCGATTTTGCGGAATGTGTAGGTAAGAAATATTTGATTGTCTTAGATGCTCATTCAAAGTGGGTAGAAGTGATCAGTATGACACGTACGGATGCGGAGTCGACGATTTTGGCCTTTCAGACATTATTTGCTAGATTTGGTCAGCCTGCCCAGCTCGTAACTGACAACGGCCCGCCTTTCAGCGCCTTAGATTTTAAGAATTTCTGTGCTAATAACGGTATTAAGAGTGTAACGACGGCACCGTATCGACCGCAGGGGAACGGTGCGGCTGAAAACATGGTGAAAACCGTTAAAAAAGTAATCAAACGCGCTTTATTTGTCAAAGAAAATGTGTCAGCTGccctaaataaatttttatttcaatatagaAACTGTGAACACGCCACGACCGGTGTGTCCCCTGCAGTACTGATGCTAGGCCGGCGATTGCGGGGGCGACTGGACGCATTGCGTCCCGACGTATCTGTGGTCGTGCGCTCGGCACAAGAGCGCCAGATTAATCAGAAAGGGGGAATGCAAAGACAAGTGGGTATAGGAGATACAGTTATGGCGCGAGATTACTCCTCTAAGGGAAATAAATGGACAGAAGGAGTAGTAGTAAGTCAGACGGGGCCGGTGTCTTATAAAGTGGATATGGGAAAGGGGGTAGAATGGCGTAGGCATCGAGATCAgataattaaagtaaataaaaaaaatcgttattcTCTCGCGCGAACTAGCACCCTTGGGCAGGAAGCGGAGCAGACGGGAGAGAATGATGATGAAAGGGTAGCGGTGGATAGCGATGCCGACGTTACATTCGAAGACCCTGTCGGGTCGCCCGGGGGCGAGGGTGCGGCGCAGGCGCCGGAAGATGTGCACTCTCCAACACCGCCGCCCCCAGGCGCGTCCGCTAGAGCTCTGCGAGCATATCATCGTAAGAAGAAGGTCTAG